aaaatggtggaaatagtTCAAATGCAACTAGCACTGTAACTGGTGGAgatcagaaaaggaagaaaaagggaCCACCAGCCAAGAATTTGATGGCTGAACGTCGACGTAGGAAGAAGCTAAACGATAGGCTTTACATGCTGAGGTCTGTTGTACCAAGAATTAGTAAGGTAAGAAATTCTTTTACATCAATTTCTCGTGAATTCTTAtatgattttaacatgttttagcTATTCACAATCATCAGCCATTAGCTTCCTTTCCCCAAGAAATCGGAAAAGGAAAAGGGGAAATTGAACAATACGCGGTTATTCTTCTTTTCTAATTTGAGTGTTCTTCATTTACGTATGTAACTTTGTGCTATGCATAGTTCAAAAAGGCTTCTGAATTAAAGCTATTTGATAGTTGCATTAAGTTCACTCACATGAACTATATGAAATGATTTTCAAAAGGATCTTCTGTTTTGGACCACATGAGAGAATAGACATTACTAACTTGCTGTTACATGAAATtgtcttctctctctctctctctctcttttatatATCTGCTTTAATTTGTTTCTTCATCCCCTCCCCcgttgtggggggggggggggggcagcctTTTGCCATCCCACCACTCCTCAAAGTACTTGCTGTACATGGTCATAAATATAAGCTTTAGGATGTAGGAAGTAATTAAAATGCCTTAAGTGCTCATGCAAATTCTTAATGAAGTGAAGTATGTTTATGAATAACTAAGTTGAGATTTAATTCCAAAGAACCATTGGACTTGACTTTAACCTTACAGAATATTTTGTATTACCAATTTGTGTTCCTGACTACCTAATCTTAAAAGCTTCTTCTTCTCGGCAATTTGTGCTAATGACGTGCCAGTGCAAGGTGAATTTCCATGAATTGAATTGTGATTTTGCATGTTGATAGATGGACAGGGCTTCAATCTTAGGGGATGCAATCGAGTACCTAAAGGAGCTTCTACAGAAAATCAATGACCTGCATAATGAACTGGAGGCCACGCCGTCTAGCTCTTCATTGACCCAAACAACAAGCTACTATCCTTTAACACCAACTACACCAGCTTTGCCAGGCCACATCAAAGAAGAACTCTGCCCAAGTTCATTCGCGAGCCCTCTCTCTAGCCCAACTGGACAACCTGCAAGGGTAAAAAAAAAGTCATTAGCCAATATCCTGTGAAGTCTTAAGTCATCATGTATCGGTTTAAGATGATGTAATTTAGAGTTTGTTGTACTTTTAGGTTGAAGTAAGGGCAAGAGAAGGAAGAGCAATGAATATCCATATGTTCTGCAGCCGCAGACCAGGCCTCTTACTCTCAACAATGCGGGTTCTGGACAACCTTGGACTGGACATTCAACAAGCTGTTATCAGCTGCTTTAATGGGTTCGCCTTAGATATATTCAGAGCTGAGGTAATCACTTTTTGTTCAATTTACAATGTTGGTACTGTTGGATTAGGAAATGCTTTACGTGAGCGAAATTTTGTATCTAGAAAATTGAAAAACCCATCAGTCCCTGCAGAAAAGAATATCCTTCTGGAATGAGCAGAACCTATAACCATATTAAGCCTTTAAAATGGGAGCGGCGAGGATAACAGATTGTACTTATTCCTATTGAACAGTAACTCCAGATATACGATTTGATTATCAACTAACAGCTGACATATAACTTTTTACAAAGCAGTCCAAATTACTCATGGTATGTTATGTCGCCACTGAAATGAGCACCACCACGATCAGGATATATGCCGCGAATTCTGTCCTCTGCCTTTCTTGATTGAGTATAACTCTGTTAGCGTCTCTTTCCAGGAATCATgttttctcctcctcctttttcCCAATACCAAGTCAAGAAAAAGAATATAGCACGATCTGTAGATGATTTGTCATTTAATTGTTTTCTTATCCTTGCGCAGTTTGAACTTTAATGAGTCCTGGAACTGAATTCTTCTTCTGATGGacatttttgtttttgtgtaatcGCAGCAATGCAAAGAAGGTCAAGACTTTCATCCTGATCAAATCAAAGCAGTATTGCTGGATTCAGCCGGCAGCCATGGGATGATATAAGCTTCTATGGTCGACAAGGAAGACAATCTAGCCACCATTTTCAACTTTAGACTCTAGCTAATTGTTGTTCTCAGACTATTTTCAATGCTTCTTTTGTACTTTTCTATATTTATCCAGCAGCCATTGTTTTGTGTTTTCTTTAGGAGAAACCTTAACCCAATCTTTCAAAATTGAATGCTATTATTTGGGTCAATCATTCCAAGTTCTAACTTGATGTCATTAGTTGTTTTTCATTACTAGGCAATTCAATGATTTAGTGCCTCAGCAAGAATAAGCTTTGGCAATAATATTAACAGGGTTGGATTGCAGCTTATCACTCAAGGTGAGGGCTTTTTGTTATGAATGAATGACCTCTAGTTTCTTCAACCTTGCTAATCGAAACTCTCGAGGACGCATAAATTTGGAAAAGGAGTAGGCTTTCCTGGTGTcaacccagaccccacttgtaggatCACACTGGTTGGTGTTGTAACTAACCGGCAAAAAGAAACCAACAAATGCAGTAGCTTGAAACAAACAATTGGTTGTGAATTACCAAAATTTTGATATGTTCCCATGTCCAAATGTCAGTTTAACACACACCCatatctggaaaaaaaaattattttatatataaaaaggaaaaaatgaacaTAATGTTTGTACACCAAGTTATGTTGTTAGTCATAGTTAAGTAATAACTTGAAGTAAGAATCTGTATTGATTAGTCATAGTTAAGTAACAAATTGACGTAAGAATAGTTTAACTCAGAATCTTCATGTAAAGAACATGTCATTGCAGTTATTCATCTGGTGCATCTGTGCATGTATCAAGTGAGATTTAGTGCATATCTGcatgtgaagaagaagaagaagactggATATGATTCTTAAAAAACTGATATGTTTTAAATAGGGGTGCTCAAAAtggctacctggtgtcatttcaACCCCCGAACTAgccgggagaaattcaaaaatagctagatttataagtggtcgttcaaaaatagcccaatttcaaaagtaatcgaaatttatccacttttcatgtaaagataaatctgaatgaaaacactgttcaaaatccggaaaaatactccagcataatatactggagttccagtataaatataccggtccagcataatatactggatttTGAAGCACCTGTGCTCCactctccagtatattatactggagtcagcaaagtataccggtccagcataatatgctggaagttcacacacaggtgcaccgaactccagtatattatgctggaccggtctctggtgcagcaaaatagtggctattttttattgacttggtaaacgctggctatttttgaatgacaaGTCCGAAAACTGGAcagaccgtgctatttttacgaacTAGCCAATTAAGAGCTTGAACTAGACAAGGCCAGTCCACAACCCGCATCATTGGCCAGTTCAGTTACAGTTAaaggtggcatgtgggccggtcccgtgcctaagtgggccggtcctcaCGGTCCCAGGTTCGGTCCCAATTTAAACGGGCCTCACGGTCCCGGCCCTGGTGGGTTTTTTGTAGGAGCCGGCCCAGGACCAGGCCCACAAACTAATGGTCCCGGGCTAAGTGGGTCGATCCCGGGCCTAAGCGGGCCCAAcgaatacttttttttttttaatttaaattttatagaTGTTAGAGAAAAAAAAGATGGTAATAAAAGTACCtaaggcaattccttgtaaattatattatataattgtgacctaaattttttaattcaaatttcaagacaaaaatattgtaaagagatattcaacgttgagtttatgagatttctatattcatatgcaacaactaaactttcatacatgtaattccatctagttggacaaggtttaggaacctttctttctcttaggccaaattcatcgcatctttaaaaatattctctaagtctacttctacggtttgaataaaaaagccagttaagagccattttagccttttcaatttcaatatttaaaattctcatactaTCACTCACAATTAAAtgggaaatatgaaaaatacatttaacatgaaaaatgttactaaatgtaGCTTAATGTaatggtaagcaaggctacaacatttgtattactagtagcattatccattgaaattgacatgattttatcactaatgtaaaaatatctacaaatatctgtaactgtgctagcaataaactgccctgtgtgacgtgaattaattattctataagcaataatgcgcttttgcattatccaatcctcatcaatccaatgactggtaacagtaaggtaatcacggtcattaccacttctaccaatatcagttgtaatagtaacacgacaatttatatgagtaaacaAATAGCGCAAATTTTATTCCTATTCGtgtatatatttataaatatcgctctttacggttgtgtgAGGAAAActtttataagtaggattaaaaaaattctaatataatgcacaaagtgagggtcaAAAGGAAAattatagggtaagcacataacagtaaccatttttgccaattcttccgatctttttttggatcataatatgaAATACCACCGGTAGCAGTGTTAATTTCCGGTTGAAATTAATTTGACCCAGTAGTAGCCAAAGTTCCCgtccccaccccccacccccaccccacccccgacctccaaaatatttaaaagcgAACTtcttgccacaagttttacacttagccttattttgtggaattagttgagtaaaaaatggtcAAACAATAGATGTTTTTGTCCGTTTGGTacgttgtctagaaaaagtagggacATTAACAGGAGTATCAGATAGGGCATCATTTGGATTGtcactagttgggttaacttcaggagcatgACTAGcgggtgtatcgtcatccggttgagtttcatcaaaatctatttcctccttatcattttcatcaatagttggattagaataaagagcattcattaattcatagTTTAATTGTTCACCAACTCCAACATTATAGCAAATTCACTctcagtaaattgtaataaactattattgctatcaagaatagcaggtgtaggacggatATAGGGTTttggtcggggagccgggggcagtggaggaggaacatattggccactagattcgccactcttgaattttcccttatttttaccaaaaagttTTTTAAGGAAGTCATtgtaattaatcaaataatagaaaataaataaaacaaacaaaactataatattaaaaattaagagttggaacgagtttaccgaattgatgaacaacttgttgaaaattaattatcgctgaagacttcaattcaccaacttcacaattttttcacaaattgtaataataaagtaagcaatagtagcaattatagaagaaaattagagagagattgagaaagttgatgattttgtgagaaaaatgaaagaatgagggatatttataattaaaaatagggaaaaagtgtaactATAAAAAGTTTgaggttaaaacaaagtttgaggagggttaaatgactattttgtaaatagccaatggctattttggcaGACCAAACGGCTAAGTTTTTAAATGCCCAAATGggaagattttttttaaaaaaaaaatttcgatCATTGGGACCGTTTAGGCCCGCCAAGGACCGGTCTCAAACGGTCCCAATCTTGCGGTCTTTTTGTGAAGGACCGGCCCACACCCACGGTCCCACTTCTATCCGATTAAGGCCCGTTTAGGCCCACAAGCCCACATGATCCGCGGTctcgggcctggaccggcccacatgccacccttagTTACCGTTAGTACTTTAGCTCAATTGTCAGCCTTAAATAATAAGAGAGGGTTGTCATcccataaaagaaaagaaagagaaaaatatgagaaataggaAAACCAAAGTTGTATAAAGGAGAAGCAAATGCATCTTTGTAGATTCACAAACTGTTTCAGCACTAACATATATACGAGCATAACAATGATTCAGAGTCACCACAATACAAACTTAACTAAGGCTCCTAGATAAGTAGGCTGAAACACTATGCCAACTGCAGAGAAGTATAAAGCTCAATTTGAGCATGTTTTCAAACTTATCACATCATAAACCGCACTAACTGAGCAACCTTGACATGTGCTAACTCAACACATGAAGTATAAATCATGAAAAATCAAACTTTTGGTCATGGAACCTTTTGCTTTCAACAAAGTTTATAGATGCTCTTTCTGCACTAATTTGCATGCCAGACAAAACTATGaagacagaaaaagaaaactaacTTTTCACATTTGAGGCCCTAAGATCATATACTACTTTTCTTCCTAGCACAACTTTTCAGCCTCTTCTAGTCTTCTCCTTTTAATCTTTCCGAGCCAAAAAAAGCGatgaaaaaaattacttttaCATTTAGTTGTGAAATGTATGTACAAGAAAGACCTATTTGCTCTGGCTGTCCATCACCAATTTGTTGATCTCAGAATACTTCAGGAAGTGCCCTGCCTTCAAGAAATGACTTGAATAGAACAAGTGATCTCTCTGGTTGAGAGAAAGGAACTTCATGAGCGGCTCCTCTAACGGTGGCAAATGAAAGGATATTATCATACACTATAGTCCATCCACCAACCTAAAATgtggagaaaaagagaaagaaggtgAACCTTTTCATGACAGTAATATCAAAATTATCTATGGTTTTTTATAGAACGGTCAGAACTAAAGTTTTACCTGCTGCCCTGCAAACCAAACTCTATAGGGTACAGTTGTGTTAAGTCCCATCCGTTTTGCGAGTTGATGTACGACGGTGCGGCTTCCAGTCAATGGAACAACAGAATCTTGATCTCCACTGTTGTCAAGAATCACACGTTACACTACAATCTTGAATCATAAGAGATATTTCAAGAAATGACACATTTATTTACTAGCATTGGCGTTAGATAGAACTCTTCCAAGATTACTGAGATTATAATAACGGGTTGTACTGTATATGTACCTGTAAATTAAGACTGGAATTCTCTCCTTGACAAGCAATCCTACTATATAGATTGTTGGTATCTCTATGTCAAGTAATTGATAATCCAGAACGCTGTGGCGGCAGAAGGAAAATATTAGTGAATCCTCAAAAAATAGGTAAACCTTTAAAGGTGCAACTACAGAACTTATAATTTTGATACAAATCCTTTTGAGTTTTTTTGTAGCAAGTGGTTCGATGTGGACTTGTATATCTAGCATTCTAGagttatgaagaaacatatttcATTTAGTTAGCTAATCTATTTGAAGGCATTATCTGTTCTTTAGATAATGTCGCAAAAAGAAGATACTCTTAGTGCTCTATTTAGGGAACTTATGAGTTATGAGGCTACAATATGCTAAGACTTTTTTGATAAGATCAAGTTTGTTAATTGACACTGTATTATGCTATTATTCCCTTTTAGCAAAGCAAGAAATACTGACTTGCTGCAAACATCCCATCTGCGAACTCCAACAAGCTTGGCATGAAGAGCCCTTCTTACATCTTGTCGGTTTAAGTAATTGACAGTTTTATCGTCGATGCAGACATCTATCTTCTCAGTATCAGCATTTTCCTAGTAATTAGTATCAGTAAAACATAGTCAATATAGTTCGATATGACATTGGAAAAGCCTAAAAAAAATAAACTGAGAAAGTATTGGAACATGAACACAGTTAGTTTAAGCAATGACTTACTTGGGGACTTATAATTTTGGATTGTGAGAGCACCGACGAGAGACAGACGTCCAGGGTAACGTCGTATTTGTCTACGAATTTACTTGTTTCTCTAGTTACTAGGCTCATGACTCTTGAACACATTGGTGATACATTTTCCCTGTAGTACTCACTCACGTAACGAGAATAATTGCaaaaagaagtgaacattttGTATGTGGAATCTGATATTAGTCCATGAGACCAGAAGTATTCAGCCCTTGAGTTGAAGTCAGTCGCGAATTCCAGAACCGGATTACCCAGCTGCCATGacaagagagaaaaagaataGGATTAAACAAGAACTAATTTTTCGATCTCAGATAAAGTTGTCTCCGTCTGACCCAAACGTCAGACGTTTGAGCTGTGGAAGCAGTCACTAATGCTTAGGCTGTCTACGTCACACCCCTCAGGTGCAACGACCATTTCCCGAACCCAATGCTTTGTGCATTGGGCTGCCCAAGTACTACAAGCATCATGCATTTCATCAAATGAAACTCATTGTTAACTTAATCCTACAATTTTGGATTGCAAATGTGAATTAATAAATGAATTCATTAAGTGATGCTCACTGCAACTCCTTTCAGATTGAACAACTTTTTCTTCTGGTTAAGCTCAATCATGAGCTTGGCAAGTTGAGGTACATAATGGCCTGTAATCGACATACCAAAAATATTAATAACcaagaaagagaatgaaaattaaaatatgtTCGCCCGCTTCGATACTTAGGAATTTCATGATAATTAATGTGTCCAAGAAAAGAATACCTGCATAACTTTCCCCAGTTAGAAATAAATTGTTGTTTCTATATTGTGGGAATTTGTTGAACCAGCGTTGTAAGAACACAACATTGTCCCTAGCTTAAAacattaagaaaagaaaaaagtggAGCAGCTTTAGGGTGTGtagaaaaatatagaacaattaACATGTAAAAACTCACAGATAAATCAGTAGGATTTCAGTATCCTTATCAAAGTTAAAGCTGCTTTACTTTTCCTTTAcaccaaaaaagaaaaactatttAACTACTCTAATCAGCACAAAAAGAATGGTGATGGGCATCACATGTGCATTATAGAAAAGAttaaaagaaacaacaaaaagagCAAGCTTTTGGAGATCAACTTTTCAagtcagaaaatgaaaatattatcAATGTGAAATCCATGTTTAATGCAAGTAAACAGACGAAACTATAGTTTTAAGTAGCTAACTACCTGTTGTCTCATCATTAACTGTCTCATATGCAGATGTATTAGTTGAATAAGAGAAGCCAACTCCAATTGGAGACTCCAAATATAACATGTTTGCCTCTGCAATATTTCAAGAAAAAAATCACTTTCAGTGAAGATACCAAAATCATTTATAACAACACCACCACATTTGTGTAATCACAAATGTGGAGTCTAGAGAGGGTAGTGTGAATgaagaccttactcctaccttccTACCCCTTTAGTTAGAGAAGTTGTTTCCGGTAGACCTTCGGCAATACCAAACTCATTTAAAAAAGGGTTTCCACGACTTTAGCCGTTACGGCTAAGGCTCCCCTTCACCAAAATCATTTAAGgaggaaaaaaaaataatgacAAAATTCCTTGAATAGAACAAGATTCACCTTTGTTCCAGCTGTACTCATTCTTAACAAGAACTTGTCCATTTGGTCTAAAAGGACCATTTTCAGAGAATGCACCTACACCTAAAGAAGAACAACCAGGTCCTGCAATAACAAATGCAAATAACTCAAGTTTGGAACTTTATCAAGAGACCAAATTGTAATGAAAGTAACTTTTGTGTACCTCCATTCAACCACAAAACCAAAGGCTTAGAAGCAGGATTTGTTTCTGCTTCAACAAAGTAATAAAAGAGAGATCTTTGTTTCTTGTCATCAACAGTAACATAACCTGAAAATTGTTGAAATCCCACTTGGGGTTGTCCAGGCAATAGTATTATTTTGTCTGGATGAGGAAATGCATTCCGAATTCCTACAAAAgcacaaagaagaaagaagaaaatagatAATGCCATTGCTTTTGAATTTTGCAAAGTTAATGTTGGAAACAAGAAAAAAGAGCTAATTGAGTGAATATGGTGTGAGCTAATAGAGTTGAGCTATATACTGTGGTTTAGTGGAGGACAGAAACAGAAAGTCATGGACTTAATAAGTGGAGGGTATTAAATAAATAGCATGCCTAATATAATTACTAGTATTATAATCAAAATGTCATATTTTCCTGTCCGTAAGCATGAAAATGTTGAGCAGAGAGGGACATGTACTAGAGACCAAAATGACCAGAGAGATAAATTGGagaaattcttgataattagcTGGTCCCCATATTGTCTAGATTGGTTTTGTCAGCAGATTTAGCACTCAACAAAGCAAAGAGGGGTTGTTTTCTTGGATGTGAAAGGAGAGGGTAGGGACAATGGAGACCCTAGGAATTTGCTTTTGAATTTAGAGTTTGTTCTAAGTTTAGTTTCCCAATAAATGGATATACTCCCTCACTTTCAATTTATATTAACTCATTTGACCGggcacaaaatttaaaaaaataaagaagatatttgaatttgtggtataaaatgaggcacatatattttgtgtggctataaatcattgtataaagataaattatttttaaataaagaaagtgatcATTCTTTTTAGCACAGACCAAAAAAAATAGGTTCAAAGGTATGTAAAATGAAAAATCAGTATACACTCTGTCACTTTTTAGGTAAAGGTATGTTTCTTTCTCCAGAGTAGCTTTACAGTTACTATCAATGTCTCAGTAAATATAAGAAAATGACCAGACTAATTGTTATGTCCAGTCTCCAcagaaagaatttttttaaacTTCATCTTCAAGGAAAAATTATACTCCTATTACATAATCATATAACAATTTCAACATACCAAATATATCCCCACAGTATATTAGGTCGTGAAAGAGTAACATATATGCATACTTTAGTCGTATCTTCTAGAGCTAGAGATGTTGTTTCCGAATGAATACTCGGCTTAACTGTAGAGGCGGACCCAGAATTTAAGTACAACGGGGCACTACTGTATGCTAATTACTAAAGATAAAATTCGACGGGAAACTATTTTAAAACTTAATGATTATGATGACTTATCATCCAAAGATAAACAAAATAAAGttctaaggaaaaaaaaaacgaacACAAAGGGATTTCTTCGCAAAATGGGTGCTATAAAAAGGGAAGGTATTTGATTAAGCATATatcacactttaaaatttctagtttctaaTTAAAGAAGGGGTTAGTGATCAAAAGGGCGTTCAAACTTTAAATTATCAAAAACTTAGT
Above is a window of Nicotiana tabacum cultivar K326 chromosome 8, ASM71507v2, whole genome shotgun sequence DNA encoding:
- the LOC107820387 gene encoding serine carboxypeptidase-like 45, giving the protein MALSIFFFLLCAFVGIRNAFPHPDKIILLPGQPQVGFQQFSGYVTVDDKKQRSLFYYFVEAETNPASKPLVLWLNGGPGCSSLGVGAFSENGPFRPNGQVLVKNEYSWNKEANMLYLESPIGVGFSYSTNTSAYETVNDETTARDNVVFLQRWFNKFPQYRNNNLFLTGESYAGHYVPQLAKLMIELNQKKKLFNLKGVALGNPVLEFATDFNSRAEYFWSHGLISDSTYKMFTSFCNYSRYVSEYYRENVSPMCSRVMSLVTRETSKFVDKYDVTLDVCLSSVLSQSKIISPQENADTEKIDVCIDDKTVNYLNRQDVRRALHAKLVGVRRWDVCSNVLDYQLLDIEIPTIYIVGLLVKERIPVLIYSGDQDSVVPLTGSRTVVHQLAKRMGLNTTVPYRVWFAGQQVGGWTIVYDNILSFATVRGAAHEVPFSQPERSLVLFKSFLEGRALPEVF